The Camelina sativa cultivar DH55 chromosome 14, Cs, whole genome shotgun sequence genome includes a window with the following:
- the LOC104740824 gene encoding wall-associated receptor kinase 2-like, with protein sequence MKLHGLFLVALFSIAYTQLVMGKPQPHEGCPIRSRCGNVTIEYPFSTSPGCSYADDGNYNLTCNEKEELFSGDIPVINISHSGQFHVRLLGSYVCYDSQGTQTHSSTAYVTLGSILTISEQNKFTVVGCNSYAFLRTYGVEKYSTGCISMCDSLPSRKGSCSGEGCCQTPVPRGSSYVKLIPHSFRNHTFVHDFNPCTYAFLVENDKFDFNALEDLKDLRNVRMFPVLLDWSVGNQTCEQVGNTSICGGNSTCFDSIRGKGYNCKCLEGFEGNPYLLNGCQDINECMTSSKHNCSYPSTCENTKGSFSCNCPSGYRKDSHNSCTREVRPEYFRWTQIFLGTIISFSIILLGVSCIKQRMKHQKNTELRQQFFEQNGGGILIQRLLGAGPSNVDVKIFTEEDMKEATNGYDESRILGQGGQGTVYKGILSDNSVIAIKKARLGDNSQVEQFINEVLVLSQINHRNVVKLLGCCLETEIPLLVYEFINSGTLYDHLHGVIYDSSLTWEHRLRIAIEVAGTLSYLHSSASIPIIHRDVKTANILLDEDLTAKVADFGASRLIPMDKEQLTTMVQGTLGYLDPEYYTTGLLNEKSDVYSFGVVLMELISGEKALCFERPQTSKHLVSYFASAMKENRLHEIVNGQVINEDNQCEIREAARVALKCTRIMGEERPKMKEVAAELEALRVKATKHKWSDQYPEENEHLLGVQTLSAQGDTSSSRGYDSIKNVPILDIEAGR encoded by the exons atgaagttgcatggcttgttcttggtggctCTTTTCTCCATTGCATATACGCAGCTGGTCATGGGGAAACCTCAACCTCACGAGGGTTGCCCAATTAGATCTAGATGTGGCAATGTCACAATTGAGTACCCTTTTAGCACTTCTCCAGGTTGTTCCTATGCCGACGATGGTAATTACAATCTTACTTGTAACGAGAAAGAGGAGCTCTTCTCTGGCGACATTCCGGTCATCAACATTTCTCACAGTGGCCAGTTTCATGTTCGGCTTTTGGGATCATACGTTTGCTATGACAGTCAAGGAACTCAAACTCATTCCAGCACGGCCTATGTTACCCTGGGTAGTATTTTAACTATCTCTGAACAGAACAAATTTACTGTTGTAGGATGTAACAGTTACGCATTTCTAAGAACATATGGAGTTGAAAAATACTCAACTGGATGCATATCAATGTGTGATTCTCTCCCATCGAGAAAAGGATCATGTTCTGGAGAAGGTTGCTGCCAGACCCCTGTCCCTAGAGGGAGCTCGTATGTCAAACTCATACCACATAGCTTTCGCAACCATACTTTTGTGCATGATTTTAATCCTTGCACCTACGCCTTTCTCGTCGAAAATGATAAGTTTGACTTCAATGCTTTAGAAGACCTCAAGGATCTGCGGAATGTCAGAATGTTTCCTGTGCTACTAGATTGGTCTGTTGGAAACCAGACATGCGAGCAAGTTGGAAACACAAGCATATGCGGTGGGAACAGCACATGTTTTGATTCTATTCGTGGAAAGGGTTATAACTGCAAATGTTTAGAAGGTTTTGAGGGGAATCCATACCTTCTAAACGGTTGTCAAG ACATCAATGAGTGTATGACTAGTAGTAAACATAACTGTTCGTATCCTAGTACCTGTGAAAACACGAAGGGAAGCTTCAGTTGTAACTGTCCATCTGGTTACCGCAAAGATTCCCATAATAGCTGCACCCGTGAAGTCAGGCCTGAATACTTTAGATGGACTCAAATTTTTCTTG GAACCATCATCAGCTTCTCGATCATCCTGCTTGGAGTTAGCTGTataaaacagagaatgaagCATCAAAAAAACACTGAGCTCCGACAACAATTCTTCGAGCAAAATGGTGGCGGCATCTTGATACAGCGACTCTTAGGAGCAGGGCCATCAAATGTCgatgtaaaaatatttactgAAGAAGACATGAAAGAAGCAACTAATGGTTATGATGAAAGCAGAATACTGGGTCAGGGAGGCCAAGGAACAGTCTACAAAGGGATATTGTCAGATAACTCCGTAATTGCTATAAAGAAAGCTCGGCTTGGAGACAATAGCCAAGTAGAGCAGTTCATCAACGAAGTGCTAGTGCTTTCACAAATTAACCACAGGAACGTGGTCAAACTACTAGGCTGCTGCCTAGAGACTGAAATACCCTTGTTGGTATATGAGTTCATTAACAGTGGCACCCTTTACGATCACTTGCACGGTGTCATCTACGATTCTTCTCTTACATGGGAACACCGTCTAAGGATAGCAATAGAAGTCGCTGGAACTCTCTCATATCTGCACTCCTCAGCTTCTATTCCCATAATCCACCGCGATGTCAAGACTGCTAATATTCTCTTGGATGAAGACTTAACTGCAAAAGTAGCTGACTTTGGTGCATCAAGGCTGATACCGATGGACAAAGAGCAGCTCACAACTATGGTGCAGGGTACTCTCGGGTATTTAGACCCAGAATACTACACCACAGGACTTCTGAACGAGAAGAGTGATGTTTATAGCTTCGGGGTAGTCCTCATGGAACTAATCTCAGGTGAAAAGGCATTGTGCTTTGAACGGCCACAAACATCAAAACATCTGGTGAGTTACTTTGCTTCTGCCATGAAAGAGAACAGGTTGCATGAGATTGTTAATGGGCAAGTAATAAACGAGGACAATCAGTGTGAGATCCGGGAAGCTGCAAGAGTTGCTCTTAAATGTACAAGAATTATGGGAGAGGAAAGGCCAAAGATGAAAGAAGTAGCTGCAGAGCTAGAGGCCTTGAGAGTGAAAGCAACAAAGCATAAGTGGTCGGATCAGTATCCTGAGGAGAATGAACACTTGCTCGGCGTTCAAACCTTATCAGCACAAGGCGATACCAGTAGTAGCCGTGGCTATGACAGCATTAAGAATGTACCAATATTGGATATTGAAGCAGGCCGCTGA
- the LOC109128659 gene encoding F-box protein At1g30790-like, protein MVLLGTVIKSSEVEDEKDKLEYSIPYDLEVEILSRLPTTKSMMKARCVSKIWSSIIRSQRFVDSYYTLSSTRSRFIVTLCNGGVYAKRDVERLFIFSSSFEEEKSSSLVATLDMTIPSVVLNYNFKCPSIHGFLGCCSSRFQFIVCNPTTRQVITLPIK, encoded by the coding sequence ATGGTTTTGTTGGGAACTGTCATCAAGAGCAGTGAGGTGGAAGATGAGAAAGACAAGCTAGAATATTCGATCCCTTATGATTTAGAGGTGGAGATACTGAGTAGATTGCCGACAACAAAGTCTATGATGAAGGCCCGATGCGTGTCAAAGATATGGTCTTCCATCATCCGAAGCCAGAGATTTGTCGATTCCTACTACACTTTGTCCTCGACGCGATCGCGTTTTATAGTCACTTTATGTAACGGTGGTGTATACGCCAAGCGTGACGTTGAGCGTTTGTTcattttttcctcttccttcGAGGAagagaaatcttcttctttagttgCTACGCTAGACATGACAATACCTTCTGTGGTCTTGAATTACAACTTCAAGTGTCCTTCCATCCACGGCTTTCTCGGTTGTTGTAGTAGTAGATTTCAGTTCATTGTATGTAACCCGACCACGAGGCAAGTCATTACCTTACCCATTAAATGA
- the LOC104740825 gene encoding uncharacterized protein LOC104740825, translating to MAKTIKIDEESPYYVQPEYLELSPDSFSIEKLSEAEDNYIFWKLRFLDFLRFTNKIGFIDGTIEKPEPSSPLYQPWKRCNAMVMLWLMNSMSETLVKSVLYAETAHKAWESLRSRFVPSVDLKIYELRRRLASLRQGGDSVAEYFGELSKAWLELSEYDPVPECKCGGCNCESTKLAKEAREKEQRYEFLMGLNRGFDGVMTTIMLEKPPPSLYQAFARVEQAESMMKRYRR from the coding sequence ATGGCGAAAACTATCAAAATAGATGAAGAGTCTCCGTATTATGTCCAACCAGAGTATCTAGAACTATCACCCGATTCCTTCTCTATCGAAAAACTCAGCGAAGCCGAAGATAACTACATCTTCTGGAAACTACGATTTCTCGATTTCCTTCGATTCACGAACAAAATCGGATTCATCGACGGCACAATCGAGAAACCAGAACCTTCCTCGCCGCTCTATCAACCATGGAAACGATGCAACGCGATGGTTATGCTTTGGCTGATGAATTCGATGAGCGAGACGCTTGTGAAGTCTGTGTTGTACGCGGAGACTGCGCATAAAGCGTGGGAAAGTCTAAGGAGCAGGTTCGTTCCGAGCGTAGATCTGAAGATCTACGAGCTTCGTCGGAGACTCGCGTCGCTGAGGCAAGGTGGTGACTCTGTGGCGGAGTATTTTGGGGAATTGAGTAAAGCTTGGTTGGAGTTGTCGGAGTACGATCCTGTCCCCGAGTGTAAGTGCGGTGGTTGCAATTGCGAGAGTACGAAACTAGCTAAAGAGGCGAGAGAGAAGGAGCAGCGTTACGAGTTTTTGATGGGTTTGAACAGAGGATTTGACGGTGTGATGACAACGATCATGCTCGAGAAACCTCCTCCGTCTCTTTACCAAGCTTTTGCTAGGGTTGAGCAAGCAGAATCGATGATGAAGAGGTACAGGAGATGA
- the LOC104740826 gene encoding wall-associated receptor kinase 2-like, translating into MKFQEGVFLVAIFSLAYTQLVKGQPQPHEGCQTRCGNVTIEYPFGTSPGCYYAEDRSFNITCNERNELIFGDNKVIKISHGGEIRVRVNSSYSCYNSQGNLSNGVYYTFELGNLTLSTKNRFTAVGCNTYAFLSTYGVADYSSGCMSICASPPEPNGECSGKGCCHNSVPRGSNFFKVRPYSFNNHTSVHSFNPCSYAFLVENGTFNFDALEDLKNLRNVTDFPVVLDWSIGKQTCEQVGNKSICGGNSTCFDSTRGIGYNCKCLEGFEGNPYLSSGCHDINECTSNRHNCSDPNTCRNKAGGFYCKCQSGYHLDTNTMSCKHKNVGWTIILLGTIIGFLVILLGVSCMRQKMKHRKNTELRQKFFEQNGGGMLIQRLSGAGPSNVDVKIFTEVSMKKATNGYDVSRILGQGGQGTVYKGILPDDSIVAIKKARLGDSSQVEQFINEVLVLSQINHRNVVKLLGCCLETEVPLLVYEFITSGTLFDHLHGSMFDSSLTWEHRLRIAIEVAGTLSYLHSSASIPIIHRDVKTANILLDEDLTAKVADFGASRLIPMDKEQLTTMVQGTLGYLDPEYYNTGLLNEKSDVYSFGVVLMELISGEKALCFERPQTSKHLVSYFASAMKENRLHEIVNGQVINEDNQCEIREAARVALKCTRIMGEERPKMKEVAAELEALRVKATKHKWSDQYPEENEHLLGVQTLSAQGDTSSSRGYDSIKNVPILDIEAGR; encoded by the exons ATGAAGTTTCAGGAGGGTGTGTTCTTGGTGGCTATTTTTTCCCTCGCATATACGCAGCTGGTCAAGGGGCAACCTCAACCTCACGAGGGTTGCCAAACTAGATGTGGAAATGTCACAATCGAGTACCCGTTTGGCACTTCTCCAGGTTGTTACTATGCCGAAGATCGTAGTTTCAATATCACCTGTAACGAGAGAAACGAGTTAATCTTTGGTGACAATAAAGTGATCAAGATTTCTCACGGCGGCGAAATACGTGTTCGGGTTAATAGTTCCTACAGTTGCTACAATAGCCAAGGAAATTTGAGTAATGGGGTTTATTACACTTTTGAGCTGGGTAATTTAACTCTCTCAACCAAAAACAGGTTTACTGCAGTAGGCTGCAACACTTACGCATTTTTGAGCACTTATGGAGTTGCAGATTACTCATCTGGATGCATGTCAATTTGTGCTTCTCCTCCGGAGCCAAATGGAGAATGTTCTGGTAAAGGCTGCTGCCACAATTCTGTCCCTAGGGGGAGCAACTTCTTCAAAGTCCGGCCTTACAGCTTTAACAACCACACTTCTGTTCATAGCTTTAATCCTTGTAGCTATGCGTTTCTCGTCGAAAATGGTACATTTAACTTCGATGCGTTGGAGGATCTTAAGAATCTGCGTAATGTCACAGACTTCCCTGTGGTATTAGATTGGTCCATTGGAAAACAAACATGCGAACAAGTTGGAAACAAGAGCATTTGTGGTGGGAATAGCACATGTTTCGATTCTACTCGTGGAATCGGGTATAACTGCAAATGTCTTGAAGGTTTTGAGGGGAATCCATACCTTTCATCCGGCTGCCATG ACATTAACGAGTGTACTAGTAATAGACATAACTGTTCGGATCCCAACACCTGTAGAAACAAGGCTGGTGGCTTCTATTGTAAGTGCCAATCTGGTTACCACTTAGATACCAACACTATGAGTTGCAAGCATAAAAACGTTGGATGGACTATAATTCTTCTTG GAACCATCATCGGCTTCTTGGTAATCCTGCTTGGCGTTAGCTGTATGAGACAGAAAATGAAGCACCGAAAAAACACTGAGCTTCGACAAAAATTCTTCGAGCAAAATGGTGGTGGCATGTTGATACAGCGACTCTCAGGAGCAGGGCCATCAAATGTTGATGTTAAAATATTTACTGAGGTAAGCATGAAGAAAGCAACTAATGGTTATGATGTAAGCAGAATCCTGGGGCAAGGAGGCCAGGGAACAGTCTACAAAGGGATATTACCAGATGACTCCATAGTTGCTATAAAGAAAGCTCGACTTGGAGACAGTAGCCAAGTAGAGCAATTCATCAACGAAGTGCTCGTGCTTTCACAAATTAATCACAGGAACGTGGTCAAGCTCTTGGGATGTTGTCTAGAGACCGAAGTTCCCTTGCTGGTTTATGAATTCATTACCAGTGGCACCCTTTTCGATCACTTGCACGGTTCCATGTTTGATTCTTCTCTTACATGGGAACACCGTCTAAGGATAGCAATAGAAGTCGCTGGAACTCTCTCATATCTGCACTCCTCAGCTTCTATTCCCATAATCCACCGCGATGTCAAGACTGCTAATATTCTCTTGGATGAAGACTTAACTGCAAAAGTAGCTGACTTTGGTGCATCAAGGCTGATACCGATGGACAAAGAGCAGCTCACAACTATGGTGCAAGGCACTCTCGGGTATTTAGACCCAGAATACTACAACACAGGACTTCTGAACGAGAAGAGCGATGTTTATAGCTTTGGGGTAGTCCTCATGGAACTAATCTCAGGTGAAAAGGCATTGTGCTTTGAACGGCCACAAACATCAAAACATCTGGTGAGTTACTTTGCTTCTGCCATGAAAGAGAACAGGTTGCATGAGATTGTTAATGGGCAAGTAATAAACGAGGACAATCAGTGTGAGATCCGGGAAGCTGCAAGAGTTGCTCTTAAATGTACAAGAATTATGGGAGAGGAAAGACCAAAGATGAAAGAAGTAGCTGCAGAGCTAGAGGCCTTGAGAGTCAAAGCAACAAAGCATAAGTGGTCGGATCAGTATCCTGAGGAGAATGAACACTTGCTCGGCGTTCAAACCTTATCAGCACAAGGCGATACTAGTAGTAGCCGTGGTTATGACAGCATTAAGAATGTACCAATATTGGACATTGAAGCAGGCCGCTGA
- the LOC104743430 gene encoding F-box protein At1g30790-like — protein MVLLGTAIIKSSEGGCNENDQKDKLVPIPNDLEAEILTRLPAKSLMKLLCVSKVWSSIIRSQRFIDSYYALSSSTRSRFTVTCCNGVSAPAELKRLFIFSSSFEVKSSSLVAKLDMTIPFDVVLYSNFKCPSIHGFLSCYSNNYQFIVCNLSTRQVITLPIKGPCASLGYDPIGRQFKALNLVSSPDRPLKFLVHEVITLGGTGEVSRNQVTTARYYPFTDGLYINGSIYYGAWDERLDPLIACFDVRYENISFIKVPTDPLFWGDSILIDYRGTLASIFVNAFKPFQSFGLWILEDATKHEWSKKTFELPFPLVNMTSPGTNKAGEIIFAPKYLPDIGQPLFIFYYNVEKKDMRSVRLHGIADDEEFRRRYGLLRETYVTISPEHVESIASL, from the coding sequence ATGGTTTTGTTGGGAACTGCGATCATCAAGAGCAGTGAGGGAGGTTGTAACGAGAACGATCAAAAAGACAAGCTAGTTCCGATCCCTAATGATTTAGAGGCGGAGATACTGACTAGATTGCCGGCAAAGTCTCTTATGAAGCTCCTATGTGTGTCAAAGGTATGGTCTTCCATCATCCGAAGTCAGAGATTCATCGATTCATACTACGCTTTGTCCTCCTCGACGCGATCGCGTTTTACAGTGACTTGCTGTAATGGTGTATCCGCCCCGGCTGAGTTGAAGCGTTTGTTCATATTTTCCTCTTCCTTCGAggtgaaatcttcttctttagttgCCAAGCTAGACATGACAATACCTTTTGATGTGGTCTTGTATAGCAACTTCAAGTGTCCTTCCATCCACGGCTTTCTCAGTTGTTATTCTAATAATTATCAGTTCATTGTATGTAACCTGAGCACGAGGCAAGTCATTACCTTACCCATTAAAGGACCCTGCGCATCCTTGGGATATGATCCTATTGGTCGTCAATTCAAAGCGTTGAACCTGGTGTCGTCTCCTGACCGGCCTCTTAAATTTCTAGTGCACGAGGTTATAACACTTGGCGGAACAGGAGAAGTATCACGTAATCAGGTTACCACCGCTCGTTATTACCCTTTTACCGATGGCCTTTACATCAATGGTTCCATCTATTACGGTGCTTGGGACGAAAGACTAGACCCGTTGATTGCGTGTTTTGATGTTAGATACGAGaatataagttttattaaagTGCCTACGGATCCTCTGTTTTGGGGTGACTCGATATTGATAGATTACCGAGGGACGTTAGCTTCGATTTTTGTAAACGCCTTTAAACCTTTCCAAAGTTTCGGTTTATGGATACTTGAGGATGCCACAAAACATGAATGGTCCAAGAAAACGTTTGAGCTTCCCTTCCCTTTGGTCAATATGACTTCCCCGGGCACCAACAAGGCTGGTGAAATCATTTTTGCCCCAAAATATCTCCCAGACATTGGTCAACCCTTGTTCATTTTCTACTACAATGTAGAAAAGAAAGACATGAGAAGCGTTAGGCTCCACGGAATTGCAGACGATGAAGAGTTTCGGCGCCGATATGGACTCCTACGGGAGACGTACGTCACTATCTCACCCGAACACGTTGAAAGTATTGCCTCTTTGTAA